A genomic window from Terrisporobacter glycolicus ATCC 14880 = DSM 1288 includes:
- a CDS encoding zinc metallopeptidase, translating to MYGYSGLGYYRFDPTMFLLIPAILLTLYAQYKVSSTTNRFFNVRANRGYTGENTARKILDSNGLYNVRIEMVGGRLSDHYDPRSKVLRLSQDVYNGTSITSVAVAAHECGHAIQHAHGYAPLNIRSSLVPVVNFASNMSWILIMIGFFTTRGIFLQIGILLFSASVLFQIVTLPVEFNASSRALTQITSLGIVDDREVRQSRKVLQAAALTYVAAAVTAILQLLRLLMIANNRDD from the coding sequence ATGTATGGATATAGTGGTTTGGGTTATTATAGATTTGATCCAACGATGTTTTTATTGATACCAGCTATATTGCTAACTCTATATGCTCAATATAAGGTAAGTTCTACAACAAATAGATTTTTTAATGTAAGAGCAAATAGAGGATATACTGGTGAAAATACAGCTAGAAAAATATTAGATAGTAACGGATTATATAACGTTAGAATAGAAATGGTTGGAGGAAGACTAAGTGATCATTATGACCCAAGGTCTAAAGTCTTAAGACTATCTCAAGATGTTTATAATGGAACATCTATCACATCTGTGGCTGTAGCTGCTCATGAATGTGGTCATGCTATACAACATGCTCATGGATATGCACCTTTAAACATAAGAAGTAGTTTAGTGCCTGTTGTGAATTTTGCTTCAAACATGTCTTGGATACTTATAATGATAGGATTTTTTACAACAAGAGGAATATTCTTACAAATAGGAATATTATTATTCTCTGCTTCAGTATTATTTCAAATAGTAACACTACCTGTAGAATTCAATGCTTCAAGTAGGGCCTTAACTCAGATTACATCTCTAGGAATTGTAGACGATAGAGAAGTAAGACAAAGTAGAAAAGTACTTCAAGCAGCAGCCTTAACGTATGTGGCAGCAGCAGTTACTGCAATACTTCAATTATTAAGATTGCTAATGATTGCAAATAATCGTGATGATTAA
- a CDS encoding DUF116 domain-containing protein, with the protein MTDTKKYVKVVNVFLINVILGALIIHLFLSKYINILSLVINLMVIGIILLILFSTMITYFILNDKEVNKYLMKINYTIIRCIFPIISNMGKFVGISKDEIRKIFIKINNAYIYSDKYGFNSESLIILIPHCIQNHNCKLKVTNDIENCKKCGICKIKELLQIKEKYNTKVFIATGGTLARKIIIDNKPKAVIAVACERDLTSGVRDVKGIPVLGVFNSRPNGPCIDTNINIKEIEEAINFFTNK; encoded by the coding sequence ATGACTGATACAAAAAAATATGTTAAGGTAGTTAATGTTTTTTTAATAAATGTTATTTTAGGTGCCTTAATTATTCATTTATTTTTATCTAAATATATAAATATACTTTCTTTAGTGATAAATCTCATGGTCATTGGAATAATATTATTAATATTATTTTCTACTATGATAACTTATTTTATTTTGAATGATAAGGAAGTTAATAAATATTTAATGAAAATAAATTATACAATTATAAGATGCATATTTCCTATTATAAGCAATATGGGAAAATTTGTTGGTATATCAAAAGATGAAATAAGAAAAATATTTATTAAAATAAATAATGCTTATATTTATAGTGATAAATATGGTTTTAATAGTGAGAGTTTAATAATTTTAATACCACATTGTATTCAAAATCATAATTGTAAATTAAAAGTTACAAATGATATTGAAAATTGTAAAAAGTGCGGTATATGCAAAATAAAAGAACTATTACAGATAAAAGAAAAATATAATACAAAAGTATTTATAGCTACAGGAGGAACACTAGCAAGGAAAATTATTATTGATAATAAACCTAAAGCAGTAATAGCAGTTGCTTGTGAAAGAGATTTAACATCAGGGGTAAGAGATGTTAAGGGTATTCCAGTTCTTGGAGTTTTCAACTCTAGACCTAATGGACCTTGTATAGATACAAATATTAATATTAAAGAAATAGAGGAAGCAATTAACTTCTTTACAAATAAATAA
- the fmt gene encoding methionyl-tRNA formyltransferase produces MKIVFMGTPDIAKGCLEKLINEKLNVVGVVTQADKPIGRGKKMGMPPVKELALEHNIPVYQPAKARDEEFINTLKEIEPDLIIVVAYGQILPKALLDIPKLGCVNVHVSLLPKYRGAAPINWVIINGEEKTGVTTMYMDEGLDTGDIILQSEFALSDEITAGELHDMMMEQGGNLLIETIGKIEKGCAPRIKQNDEESSYAPIMNKSLGNIDFKKTAKEIHDLVRGVNPWPSAYTTCEDKTMKIWKTKVLNESSDKPCGTILKVDKEGIRVSTSDNVLLIEEIQMPNKKRVAVCEYIKGNKIEENIILG; encoded by the coding sequence ATGAAAATAGTATTTATGGGAACACCAGACATTGCAAAAGGATGTCTAGAAAAATTAATAAATGAAAAACTTAATGTAGTAGGAGTAGTGACTCAAGCTGATAAGCCTATTGGAAGAGGTAAAAAAATGGGTATGCCGCCAGTTAAAGAATTGGCATTAGAACATAATATACCTGTATACCAACCAGCAAAAGCTAGAGATGAAGAGTTTATAAATACATTAAAAGAAATAGAACCAGATTTAATAATAGTTGTGGCTTATGGTCAAATTCTTCCTAAAGCTTTGCTTGATATACCAAAATTAGGTTGTGTTAATGTTCACGTATCATTGCTTCCAAAATACAGAGGTGCAGCACCAATCAACTGGGTAATCATAAACGGAGAAGAAAAAACGGGTGTTACTACAATGTACATGGATGAAGGATTGGACACAGGAGACATAATACTTCAAAGTGAATTTGCATTAAGTGATGAAATAACAGCAGGTGAGCTTCATGATATGATGATGGAGCAAGGTGGAAATCTTTTAATCGAAACCATTGGAAAAATAGAAAAAGGATGTGCACCAAGAATAAAACAAAATGACGAAGAGTCTTCATATGCACCAATAATGAATAAATCTTTAGGAAATATAGATTTTAAAAAGACTGCAAAAGAGATTCATGATTTAGTTAGAGGTGTTAATCCTTGGCCAAGTGCTTATACAACTTGTGAAGATAAGACTATGAAAATTTGGAAAACTAAAGTTTTAAATGAAAGTAGCGACAAACCATGCGGAACAATTCTAAAAGTTGATAAAGAAGGTATAAGAGTATCAACAAGTGATAATGTTCTATTAATAGAAGAGATACAAATGCCAAATAAAAAAAGAGTGGCAGTTTGCGAATATATAAAAGGAAATAAGATTGAAGAAAATATTATTTTAGGTTAG
- the def gene encoding peptide deformylase, protein MAIRQIAKIGEPVLRKKSKVVEKFDQKLIDLLEDMADTMYEADGVGLAAPQVSILKRVVVIDVGDGLLELVNPEIIETSGEQIDAEGCLSVPGENGEVKRPYVVKVRAQDRHGNTFEIEGEELLARAFCHEIDHLNGVLFVDKVEK, encoded by the coding sequence ATGGCAATTAGACAAATAGCTAAAATAGGAGAGCCAGTACTTAGAAAAAAATCAAAGGTTGTAGAAAAATTTGATCAAAAATTAATAGATTTATTAGAAGATATGGCAGATACTATGTACGAAGCAGATGGTGTTGGTCTTGCAGCACCACAAGTTAGTATATTAAAAAGAGTAGTAGTTATTGATGTAGGAGATGGCTTATTAGAGCTTGTCAATCCAGAAATAATAGAAACTAGCGGAGAACAGATAGATGCAGAAGGTTGTTTGAGTGTTCCAGGAGAAAATGGAGAAGTTAAAAGACCATACGTAGTTAAAGTAAGAGCACAAGATAGACATGGGAATACTTTTGAAATAGAAGGAGAAGAGCTACTAGCTAGAGCTTTCTGTCATGAAATAGATCACTTAAATGGAGTATTATTTGTAGATAAAGTAGAAAAATAG